A single window of Sphaerodactylus townsendi isolate TG3544 linkage group LG03, MPM_Stown_v2.3, whole genome shotgun sequence DNA harbors:
- the LOC125428684 gene encoding zinc finger protein 500-like isoform X2, which produces MKMEEQGHTSVEALQGAGKAPHILQVDNIREFLQRRPGEQIKQEPGEVSFHQWEAQWQEFLTKLDSPHTGWGIPILLDNKPLPWDDPKAFLASFEQVAEACHWPKEEWATRLLPALTGEAEQAFIKLDAQDREDYGKVKAAILRGNAISREKQRQRFRCFCYREAEGPRGAYGRLQELCCQWLKFERHSKEQILELLILEQLLTILPLEIQSQVRECGPETCSQAVALAEDFLFRQQETQRQEKEVAFEEGAASFSEASELDHRHLGPETKKEDDRDNSLSAERRMILEAGEKYLSGDVDLDKPQGSSACKVEENVSQCCRQVYISVGEERTECRQDTCPVEDKVESLPCVGGLKASSNTMEQMEIDSGKKHEPYPEYGKHFLPKSTYAGGKGHKCLVCGKCFLSGSKFSIHQRSHLGEKPYRHLNFCSPPHTCRASLDMRNPDPSVLFTKMSPRIRGQRWEGKEVVALLNSIKVSPALALLMSSSSQRGQQHWEKIRDKLCSLGFNRTIDQLRSKWKQLKTDFFAAGRPAAEGKERPASIPHYFNRMRALWDAAGRPPFKDRHLPASYRAQRRELESCQEDDEEVEAQGPSC; this is translated from the exons ATGAAAATGGAGGAGCAAGGCCATACCTCAGTGGAAGCACTTCAGGGAGCAGGAAAGGCCCCTCATATTCTCCAGGTTGATAATATTAGGGAATTTCTGCAAAGGAGACCAGGAGAACAAATTAAACAGGAACCAGGGGAAGTTTCCTTTCATCAATGGGAAGCCCAGTGGCAGGAGTTCCTGACGAAACTAGATTCTCCTCACACAGGCTGGGGGATCCCAATATTACTGGACAACAAGCCTTTGCCCTGGGATGATCCAAAGGCTTTTCTGGCTTCCTTTGAACAGGTGGCCGAAGCCTGCCACTGGCCCAAAGAAGAATGGGCAACCCGACTCCTACCAGCCCTCACTGGAGAAGCTGAGCAGGCCTTTATCAAATTGGATGCCCAAGATAGAGAGGATTATGGGAAAGTAAAGGCCGCCATCTTGCGAGGAAATGCCATCAGCAGGGAGAAGCAACGTCAACGCTTCAGATGCTTCTGCTACCGTGAGGCTGAGGGGCCAAGGGGAGCATATGGTCGACTTCAGGAACTTTGCTGCCAATGGCTGAAATTTGAACGACACTCCAAGGAACAGATTTTGGAGCtgctgatcctggagcagttgcTGACGATCCTGCCCCTGGAGATCCAGAGCCAGGTTAGAGAATGTGGACCAGAGACCTGTTCCCAAGCAGTGGCTCTTGCTGAGGATTTCCTTTTCAGACAGCAGGAGACCCAAAGACAGGAGAAAGAG GTAGCATTTGAGGAGGGGGCTGCAAGCTTCTCTGAAGCATCTGAGCTGGACCACAGACATTTGGGCCCAGAAACCAAGAAGGAAGATGACAGAGACAACAGCCTGTCAG CTGAAAGACGGATGATCCTAGAAGCAGGAGAGAAATACCTATCTGGAGACGTGGATCTGGATAAGCCACAAGGTTCATCAGCATGTAAAGTCGAAGAGAATGTTTCCCAATGTTGTCGGCAGGTCTACATTTCTGTGGGAGAGGAAAGAACTGAGTGTCGGCAGGACACCTGTCCAGTAGAGGACAAGGTTGAATCCCTTCCTTGTGTGGGAGGCCTCAAGGCCTCCAGCAACACCATGGAGCAAATGGAAATTGATTCTGGGAAGAAGCATGAGCCCTACCCTGAGTATGGGAAACATTTCCTGCCAAAGAGCACGtatgcaggagggaaagggcacAAATGCCTGGTCTGTGGGAAATGCTTTCTTTCAGGCTCCAAGTTCAGCATCCACCAGAGAAGCCACTTGGGGGAGAAGCCGTACAGGCATTTGAATTTCTGTAGCCCTCCACACACGTGCCGAGCCAGCCTCGACATGCGTAACCCAGATCCATCTGTGTTGTTCACAAAAATGAGTCCTCGCATCCGTGGCCAGcgctgggaagggaaggaagtggTGGCTTTGTTGAACAGCATCAAGGTCAGCCCTGCCCTTGCCCTGCTGATGAGCAGCAGCTCACAGAGGGGTCAGCAACACTGGGAAAAAATTCGGGACAAGCTGTGCTCTCTGGGGTTCAACCGGACAATCGACCAGCTGAGATCAAAGTGGAAACAACTGAAGACCGATTTCTTTGCCGCTGGTAGGCCTGCTGCGGAGGGAAAAGAAAGGCCCGCAAGCATACCACATTATTTCAACCGAATGCGGGCTCTGTGGGATGCGGCAGGACGTCCCCCATTCAAAGATCGTCACCTGCCAG CCTCCTATCGGGCACAAAGGCGGGAGCTGGAGAGCTGTCAGGAAGACGACGAGGAAGTGGAAGCGCAAGGCCCTTCGTGCTGA
- the LOC125428684 gene encoding zinc finger protein 500-like isoform X1, translating into MKMEEQGHTSVEALQGAGKAPHILQVDNIREFLQRRPGEQIKQEPGEVSFHQWEAQWQEFLTKLDSPHTGWGIPILLDNKPLPWDDPKAFLASFEQVAEACHWPKEEWATRLLPALTGEAEQAFIKLDAQDREDYGKVKAAILRGNAISREKQRQRFRCFCYREAEGPRGAYGRLQELCCQWLKFERHSKEQILELLILEQLLTILPLEIQSQVRECGPETCSQAVALAEDFLFRQQETQRQEKEVAFEEGAASFSEASELDHRHLGPETKKEDDRDNSLSAERRMILEAGEKYLSGDVDLDKPQGSSACKVEENVSQCCRQVYISVGEERTECRQDTCPVEDKVESLPCVGGLKASSNTMEQMEIDSGKKHEPYPEYGKHFLPKSTYAGGKGHKCLVCGKCFLSGSKFSIHQRSHLGEKPYRHLNFCSPPHTCRASLDMRNPDPSVLFTKMSPRIRGQRWEGKEVVALLNSIKVSPALALLMSSSSQRGQQHWEKIRDKLCSLGFNRTIDQLRSKWKQLKTDFFAAGRPAAEGKERPASIPHYFNRMRALWDAAGRPPFKDRHLPGHNYLGMLGKMTIFHLGRATRSQSSARDRNRSCQ; encoded by the exons ATGAAAATGGAGGAGCAAGGCCATACCTCAGTGGAAGCACTTCAGGGAGCAGGAAAGGCCCCTCATATTCTCCAGGTTGATAATATTAGGGAATTTCTGCAAAGGAGACCAGGAGAACAAATTAAACAGGAACCAGGGGAAGTTTCCTTTCATCAATGGGAAGCCCAGTGGCAGGAGTTCCTGACGAAACTAGATTCTCCTCACACAGGCTGGGGGATCCCAATATTACTGGACAACAAGCCTTTGCCCTGGGATGATCCAAAGGCTTTTCTGGCTTCCTTTGAACAGGTGGCCGAAGCCTGCCACTGGCCCAAAGAAGAATGGGCAACCCGACTCCTACCAGCCCTCACTGGAGAAGCTGAGCAGGCCTTTATCAAATTGGATGCCCAAGATAGAGAGGATTATGGGAAAGTAAAGGCCGCCATCTTGCGAGGAAATGCCATCAGCAGGGAGAAGCAACGTCAACGCTTCAGATGCTTCTGCTACCGTGAGGCTGAGGGGCCAAGGGGAGCATATGGTCGACTTCAGGAACTTTGCTGCCAATGGCTGAAATTTGAACGACACTCCAAGGAACAGATTTTGGAGCtgctgatcctggagcagttgcTGACGATCCTGCCCCTGGAGATCCAGAGCCAGGTTAGAGAATGTGGACCAGAGACCTGTTCCCAAGCAGTGGCTCTTGCTGAGGATTTCCTTTTCAGACAGCAGGAGACCCAAAGACAGGAGAAAGAG GTAGCATTTGAGGAGGGGGCTGCAAGCTTCTCTGAAGCATCTGAGCTGGACCACAGACATTTGGGCCCAGAAACCAAGAAGGAAGATGACAGAGACAACAGCCTGTCAG CTGAAAGACGGATGATCCTAGAAGCAGGAGAGAAATACCTATCTGGAGACGTGGATCTGGATAAGCCACAAGGTTCATCAGCATGTAAAGTCGAAGAGAATGTTTCCCAATGTTGTCGGCAGGTCTACATTTCTGTGGGAGAGGAAAGAACTGAGTGTCGGCAGGACACCTGTCCAGTAGAGGACAAGGTTGAATCCCTTCCTTGTGTGGGAGGCCTCAAGGCCTCCAGCAACACCATGGAGCAAATGGAAATTGATTCTGGGAAGAAGCATGAGCCCTACCCTGAGTATGGGAAACATTTCCTGCCAAAGAGCACGtatgcaggagggaaagggcacAAATGCCTGGTCTGTGGGAAATGCTTTCTTTCAGGCTCCAAGTTCAGCATCCACCAGAGAAGCCACTTGGGGGAGAAGCCGTACAGGCATTTGAATTTCTGTAGCCCTCCACACACGTGCCGAGCCAGCCTCGACATGCGTAACCCAGATCCATCTGTGTTGTTCACAAAAATGAGTCCTCGCATCCGTGGCCAGcgctgggaagggaaggaagtggTGGCTTTGTTGAACAGCATCAAGGTCAGCCCTGCCCTTGCCCTGCTGATGAGCAGCAGCTCACAGAGGGGTCAGCAACACTGGGAAAAAATTCGGGACAAGCTGTGCTCTCTGGGGTTCAACCGGACAATCGACCAGCTGAGATCAAAGTGGAAACAACTGAAGACCGATTTCTTTGCCGCTGGTAGGCCTGCTGCGGAGGGAAAAGAAAGGCCCGCAAGCATACCACATTATTTCAACCGAATGCGGGCTCTGTGGGATGCGGCAGGACGTCCCCCATTCAAAGATCGTCACCTGCCAG GGCACAACTACCTGGGGATGCTGGGAAAAATGACCATCTTTCATCTGGGTCGGGCAACAAGATCACAGTCATCTGCAAGAGACAGAAACAGATCCTGTCAATGA